Proteins encoded together in one Capricornis sumatraensis isolate serow.1 chromosome 3, serow.2, whole genome shotgun sequence window:
- the SPN gene encoding leukosialin: MRAENLTEVSPSSSPSWISKPTTDFLSSSVSGKLTFNSVATSLTTNKASKMSDNLEHQTFPPSYIPNVVSSLETSPAASRDSPVSESTISQEDSTEKSTMPMKISDTPSIPGVSVMKPTGLPTMTGETMATSPLETSSGTSGTPVTMATSPLETSNGTSGTPVTMATSPLETSSETSKVLLTMATSSLEISGGTSRPPVTMATSSLETSSGTREPLVTTATSSLKTISMTSGSPVIMKTGPPKTSKGSSGLLVTMPATSLKTPMGTSGPTSHGVTTSSSNTSTNVTRRDTLIPAQGTNGTLLVVVLVALLVVVVLVASVLLWFRRQKRKTGVLTLSRSGKRNGVVDAWAGVARVSDEEAMTATEGASGGNNDSDGPHREGSGQRPTLTTFFGRRKSRQGSMALEELKAGAASSLKGEEEPLVCKEDEGAEAPTSNGPEVREVKTP, translated from the coding sequence ATGAGGGCGGAAAACCTGACTGAAGTGTCCCCAAGCAGCTCTCCTTCGTGGATATCTAAACCCACAAcagactttctttcttcttcGGTCTCTGGGAAGCTAACATTCAACTCAGTGGCAACCAGTCTTACAACAAACAAGGCCTCTAAGATGAGTGATAACCTTGAGCACCAGACCTTCCCGCCTTCCTATATACCCAATGTGGTGTCCTCTCTTGAAACTTCCCCTGCTGCAAGCAGGGACAGTCCTGTATCTGAGTCAACAATCTCCCAGGAAGATTCAACCGAGAAGTCAACAATGCCCATGAAAATCTCTGATACCCCCAGCATACCTGGTGTCTCAGTAATGAAACCTACAGGACTCCCTACTATGACTGGTGAAACCATGGCAACTAGCCCTCTGGAGACCTCCAGTGGGACCAGTGGAACCCCTGTCACCATGGCAACTAGCCCTCTGGAGACCTCCAATGGGACCAGTGGAACCCCTGTCACCATGGCAACTAGCCCTCTGGAGACCTCCAGTGAGACCAGCAAAGTCCTATTAACTATGGCAACTAGCTCTCTGGAGATCTCTGGTGGGACCAGCAGACCTCCTGTCACCATGGCAACAAGCTCTCTGGAGACCTCCAGTGGGACCAGGGAACCCCTTGTCACCACGGCAACTAGCTCTCTGAAGACCATCAGTATGACCAGTGGATCCCCTGTCATCATGAAAACTGGTCCTCCTAAGACCTCCAAGGGGTCCAGTGGACTCCTGGTCACCATGCCAGCTACCTCTCTCAAGACTCCCATGGGGACCAGTGGCCCCACTAGCCATGGCGTAACAACATCCAGCTCAAATACCTCCACAAACGTAACCAGGAGGGACACACTAATTCCAGCTCAGGGGACAAACGGCACCCTGCTGGTGGTTGTGCTCGTGGCCCTGCTGGTGGTCGTTGTCCTCGTGGCATCAGTCCTGTTGTGGTTCCGGCGGCAGAAGCGCAAGACGGGAGTCCTGACACTGAGCAGAAGTGGAAAACGCAACGGGGTGGTAGACGCCTGGGCTGGGGTCGCCCGGGTGTCTGATGAGGAGGCCATGACAGCGACAGAGGGAGCGTCTGGGGGGAACAATGACTCTGATGGCCCCCACAGGGAGGGGTCTGGCCAGCGACCCACACTCACCACTTTCTTTGGTAGACGGAAGTCTCGCCAGGGCTCCATGGCGCTGGAGGAGCTAAAGGCAGGGGCAGCCTCCAGCTTAAAGGGGGAAGAGGAGCCGCTGGTGTGCAAAGAGGATGAGGGTGCAGAGGCCCCTACTTCTAATGGGCCAGAAGTGAGAGAGGTGAAGACCCCTTAA